A window of the Lepisosteus oculatus isolate fLepOcu1 chromosome 14, fLepOcu1.hap2, whole genome shotgun sequence genome harbors these coding sequences:
- the LOC138242635 gene encoding E3 ubiquitin/ISG15 ligase TRIM25-like yields the protein MAEGSISVSQDQFSCSVCLDLLKDPVTLLCGHSYCMSCIKNHWDQEDQTGIYSCPQCRQTFTPRPDLHRNTILAEVVEKLKETGCSPPPPPPANSPAGPGDVLCDVCTGRKRGAVKSCLVCLASYCQTHLQPHYEAVPLKRHKLTDATGQLQEKICSTHHKLCEVYCRTDEKCVCYLCAMDDHRGHDTASAAAGRTEKQKQLGVTQTQTQQRIQEREKELQELRQGVESLRSSAHTAVQDTDRIFTELIRSIERTRSEVTELIRAQERAAVSQAEGLLERLEKEITELKRRDAELNQLSHTEDHIHFLQNFQSVCVPRGAGDSPSIPVSPHFSPEPVRRAVSALKERLEDICKKESIKISTTG from the exons ATGGCAGAAGGCAGTATTTCAGTTTCTCAGGACCAGTTCAGCTGTtcagtgtgtctggatttgCTGAAGGATCCAGTGACTCTGCTCTGTggacacagttactgtatgagTTGTATTAAGAACCACTGGGATCAGGAAGATCAGACTGGGATCTACAGCTGCCCCCAGTGCAGACAGACCTTCACTCCAAGACCTGATCTTCACAGAAACACCATCCTGGCTGAAGTGGTGGAGAAACTGAAGGAGACAGGGTGCAGtccacctccacctccacctgCTAACAGTCCTGCTGGCCCTGGAGACGTGCTATGTGATGTCTGCACTGGGAGAAAGAGGGGAGCTGTGAAATCCTGTCTGGTGTGTCTGGCCTCTTACTGTCAGACTCACCTCCAGCCTCACTATGAAGCTGTTCCATTGAAGAGACACAAGCTGACTGATGCCACAGGACAACTGCAGGAGAAGATCTGCTCCACTCATCACAAACTGTGTGAGGTCTATTGCCGTACTGATGAGAAGTGTGTTTGTTATCTCTGTGCAATGGATGACCACAGAGGCCATGATACtgcctcagctgcagcaggaaggACTGAGAAACAG AAGCAGCTGGGggtgacacagacacaaacccagcagagaatccaggagagagagaaggagctgcaggagctgagACAGGGTGTAGAGTCACTCAGA AGCTCTGCACAcacagcagtacaggacactgacagGATCTTTACTGAGCTGATCCGCTCCATTGAGAGAACACGCTCTGAGGTCACAGAGTTGATCAGAGCTCAAGAGAGGGCTGCCGTGAGTCAGGCTGAAGGACTTCTAGAGCGACTGGAGAAGGAGATCACTGAGCTGAAGAGGAGAGACGCTGAGCTGaaccagctctcacacacagaggatCACATCCATTTCCTCCAG AATTtccagtctgtctgtgtccctcgTGGAGCTGGAGACTCACCCAGTATCCCTGTCAGTCCACACTTCTCTCCTGAGCCAGTGAGGAGAGCTGTCTCTGCACTGAAAGAGCGACTGGAGGACATCTGCAAGAAGGAATCAATAAAGATTTCCACGACAGGTTAG